The following DNA comes from Celeribacter baekdonensis.
GAAACAGCATAACCCCTAGCCAAACACAGATGGCAAGAGCGAGAGCGATGAGGCTCCACCACGGCGCGCCGCCCAACATCCCGAAAGTCACGCCGTCATTACGATAAAAGACGAGGTTGAATCCCGGAAACACAGGAATCCCGGCGCTTAAAGTGACGGCATTCGCAACGACAATGGCTTTGGTGATCTGATCGATCGCGAACGCAGCAAGTGCTGCGAAGACGCCGATCATCGGAGATACCTTGTTTAGTGACATTGCCTCATCCCAACCAGACATCAAGGAACAGCATTAGAACGAGCCCGACTGCGAGACCGAGCGTCGCCCTGTTCTGATGGCCGCTGCGATGGGTTTCGGGGATGATTTCGTGGCTGATAACGTAGAGCATTGCGCCCGCGGCAAAGGCCAGACC
Coding sequences within:
- the lspA gene encoding signal peptidase II — its product is MIGVFAALAAFAIDQITKAIVVANAVTLSAGIPVFPGFNLVFYRNDGVTFGMLGGAPWWSLIALALAICVWLGVMLFRAENAVETLAYGAIIGGALGNVIDRVRYRAVTDFLDFYIGTTHWPAFNLADVFVVSGVGLLLAAPWISARRSIKS